From one Paenibacillus terrae HPL-003 genomic stretch:
- a CDS encoding DUF4062 domain-containing protein has product MRKKLQIYISSTYYDLIEERHTAVEAVLQAGHIPAGIEQFFKESPMKIRKRWIDESDVYLLILGGFYGLTLPDESKSYIHWEYEYAGEVGKPRFAFVVTDEALRQKPYDFAAIEYYQEFQEFKQSVMEQIPIYYVEDVRHIKMVLRDQLPEYAARDDLYGWVSGKDVPDVQKLLEENARLTAELEKKK; this is encoded by the coding sequence ATGAGAAAAAAACTACAAATTTACATATCGTCTACTTACTACGATCTTATTGAGGAAAGACATACCGCTGTTGAAGCCGTACTTCAAGCCGGTCATATCCCTGCTGGAATCGAGCAATTTTTCAAAGAAAGTCCAATGAAAATTAGGAAGAGATGGATTGACGAGTCCGATGTATATCTCCTGATTCTCGGAGGATTCTATGGTTTAACGCTTCCTGATGAATCCAAAAGCTATATACATTGGGAATATGAGTATGCTGGAGAAGTGGGCAAACCTAGATTTGCTTTTGTTGTCACAGATGAAGCATTAAGACAAAAGCCATACGACTTCGCAGCAATTGAATACTATCAGGAGTTTCAAGAGTTTAAGCAATCGGTCATGGAACAAATCCCTATCTATTATGTTGAAGATGTACGGCACATTAAAATGGTACTTCGTGATCAATTACCGGAGTATGCAGCAAGAGACGATTTGTATGGCTGGGTTTCCGGCAAGGATGTCCCGGACGTTCAGAAGCTGTTGGAAGAGAATGCAAGATTAACGGCGGAGTTGGAGAAAAAGAAATGA
- a CDS encoding YceI family protein: protein MSNINWEVDPDHSSVEFSVTHLMINKIKGVFEHFQAVLSFDPNDLTTMGIQASIDANSITTRQSQRDEHLKSDDFLHAAKYPTITFQSTSCVLTGERQYELTGNLTLHGVTKPITFHTVFEGLNKDPRGRERVGFHSTASIERNEFGLTFNSHLEKGGIVVANEVRIELYIEAIKID from the coding sequence ATGAGCAATATCAATTGGGAAGTGGATCCGGACCACAGCTCCGTCGAGTTTTCGGTGACGCATTTAATGATTAATAAAATCAAAGGAGTATTCGAGCATTTCCAAGCGGTCTTGAGTTTTGACCCCAATGATTTAACAACCATGGGTATTCAGGCTTCCATAGATGCAAATAGTATCACAACTCGCCAATCGCAACGAGATGAACACCTGAAGAGCGACGACTTCCTTCATGCTGCCAAGTATCCGACCATTACGTTTCAAAGCACCAGCTGCGTCCTTACTGGCGAAAGGCAATATGAACTTACGGGCAATCTAACTTTGCATGGAGTAACAAAACCCATCACTTTTCATACCGTTTTTGAAGGACTAAACAAAGACCCTCGCGGCCGGGAACGTGTAGGATTTCATTCAACAGCCAGTATCGAACGTAATGAATTTGGCTTGACATTCAACTCGCATCTGGAAAAAGGCGGGATTGTTGTCGCGAACGAAGTGAGAATCGAACTTTATATCGAGGCAATTAAAATAGATTAG
- a CDS encoding alpha/beta hydrolase → MKKALTRILSLALVTTLLVPTMSYAASETQDQDQSNSAVAAASGSVIPAPRGYDAYRQNIPHGNVQQISYYSTTVGKSRNAMVYTPPGYTPSKTYNVLYLLHGIGGDQNEWLNGMNPRNILDNLYSENKLEPMIVVFPNGRAMKDDRPIGDIYAPDKVAAFERFEFDLINDLIPYIDSHYPVYKDRQHRALAGLSMGGGQTLNFGLTHLDKFSWIGAFSSAPNTKSASQLITNPSQVASQLKLLWLSCGSSDNLLGVSQNFHNSLNTMNIPHMWYLDVGGHEGKVWSSGLYQFSQRIFK, encoded by the coding sequence ATGAAGAAAGCCTTAACTCGCATTTTAAGTCTGGCTTTGGTGACTACGTTGCTGGTGCCGACAATGTCCTATGCTGCATCCGAAACACAAGATCAAGATCAGAGCAATTCTGCTGTCGCAGCTGCCAGCGGATCCGTAATTCCGGCTCCGCGGGGATATGATGCTTACCGCCAAAATATCCCGCACGGGAACGTGCAGCAGATTTCCTATTATTCCACAACAGTAGGCAAGTCTAGGAACGCGATGGTGTATACGCCTCCGGGCTATACACCTTCGAAAACCTATAACGTCCTCTACTTGCTGCATGGTATTGGTGGGGATCAGAATGAATGGCTCAATGGTATGAATCCGAGAAATATCCTCGACAACCTCTACTCCGAGAACAAACTGGAGCCGATGATTGTGGTATTCCCGAACGGCCGCGCAATGAAAGATGATCGTCCGATAGGCGATATTTATGCTCCGGACAAGGTAGCCGCCTTCGAAAGGTTTGAGTTCGATCTGATCAATGACCTTATTCCTTACATCGATTCCCATTATCCGGTGTATAAAGATCGGCAGCATCGCGCGCTGGCCGGCTTGTCGATGGGAGGCGGACAAACGCTGAACTTCGGATTAACCCATCTGGATAAATTCTCTTGGATTGGCGCGTTCTCATCCGCTCCTAATACGAAGTCGGCATCGCAGCTCATCACCAATCCGTCTCAGGTTGCCAGCCAACTGAAACTGCTGTGGCTGTCATGCGGCTCTTCGGACAATTTACTGGGGGTCAGCCAAAATTTCCATAATAGCTTGAACACCATGAATATCCCGCACATGTGGTATCTGGATGTGGGCGGACATGAAGGGAAAGTTTGGAGCAGCGGGCTGTATCAATTTTCGCAACGTATCTTTAAGTAA
- a CDS encoding MerR family transcriptional regulator — translation MKTYWKIGDLANLTGLTVRTLRFYDQIGLFTPSGQTESGHRLYSESDLSRLHQILSLKELGLSLEEIKSALSGGQISPLEIVNLQINRIKEQIKLQQKLLEQLGYVSKLMQGKAQLTVEDFTSLLQAMKMGFEKPVIERQTMWERHLDLLGDVLIEESVMLKPKEENE, via the coding sequence ATGAAGACATATTGGAAGATCGGGGACCTCGCCAATCTGACGGGACTTACCGTACGAACCTTGCGGTTTTATGATCAAATTGGGTTGTTCACGCCGTCAGGCCAGACTGAATCCGGTCACAGGCTGTACAGTGAATCGGATTTGTCGCGTTTGCACCAGATTTTATCGCTTAAGGAGCTGGGGCTATCTCTTGAGGAGATTAAGTCGGCCTTAAGTGGCGGGCAAATCAGTCCGCTTGAGATCGTTAACCTGCAGATAAACCGAATCAAAGAGCAGATCAAATTGCAGCAAAAATTATTGGAGCAGCTCGGATATGTATCCAAGCTTATGCAGGGCAAAGCGCAATTAACGGTTGAGGATTTCACGAGCCTTCTGCAAGCGATGAAAATGGGATTTGAGAAGCCGGTCATTGAGCGACAAACGATGTGGGAGCGACATTTGGATCTGTTGGGAGATGTTCTTATCGAGGAGAGTGTAATGCTGAAACCTAAGGAGGAAAATGAATGA
- a CDS encoding SMI1/KNR4 family protein, giving the protein MWFGKKETQLDRIKSKLSQAMRKDTAFSVFGASSHQYRVDEKLTAKELVDWQAHNQVTLPEPYALFLTKIGNGGAGPYYGIYSIEKAASYTERQALLAKSVLHPGMSKEEWNHLIEPLTKDEDIPDEEYDDTCNKVLGGMLCIGTQGCEYDMYLVLEGKYRGRIVYTSDFHPDHPFFFVYEDSFLDWYERWLDEIILDYDIGWFGSRMPGDENALIQIYQSAPNKEIQAKALDGMFKFKKVSQPTLGFLKNIAEQSPKNRTTAIWLICKTSFDAGRTYLLELLRSDGHEGFLQALQILHASSKTADLTEFIPVILQRLDRIHDPETLRYTGYILEDNGAITLQNFAPFLCHADPKMQATAIYAARSCENKLGSWQIIEQILREGSPEVLNNLILYWGIIPHGRLLPYYKAVWPKYKSNPNFREKFIGCLRELHLPDDYFDKDES; this is encoded by the coding sequence ATGTGGTTTGGGAAGAAAGAAACGCAACTGGATCGAATAAAAAGCAAACTGAGTCAAGCCATGCGCAAAGACACGGCTTTCTCGGTGTTTGGAGCATCCTCACATCAATACAGGGTTGATGAGAAGCTTACAGCAAAAGAGCTGGTGGACTGGCAAGCCCACAATCAGGTCACACTTCCTGAGCCTTATGCGCTGTTTTTAACGAAAATCGGCAACGGAGGCGCCGGACCCTATTATGGAATTTATTCAATTGAAAAGGCAGCTTCCTACACCGAGCGCCAGGCACTCCTTGCAAAATCCGTTCTGCATCCCGGGATGAGCAAAGAGGAATGGAACCATCTAATTGAGCCCCTGACTAAGGACGAGGACATTCCTGATGAGGAATATGACGACACCTGTAATAAGGTGCTGGGCGGCATGTTGTGCATAGGCACCCAAGGCTGCGAATATGACATGTATCTCGTACTTGAAGGGAAATATAGGGGGAGAATTGTGTACACCTCCGATTTCCATCCCGATCATCCTTTTTTCTTTGTCTATGAAGACAGCTTTCTGGACTGGTACGAGCGTTGGCTGGATGAAATTATTCTGGATTATGATATCGGGTGGTTTGGTAGTCGAATGCCGGGTGATGAGAATGCGCTGATTCAGATTTATCAGAGCGCTCCAAACAAAGAAATCCAAGCAAAAGCACTTGATGGAATGTTCAAGTTTAAGAAAGTCTCTCAGCCAACCCTTGGTTTTTTGAAAAATATTGCGGAGCAAAGCCCAAAAAATCGGACCACAGCCATTTGGCTAATCTGCAAGACTTCTTTTGACGCGGGTAGAACATATCTTCTGGAGCTGTTGCGATCGGATGGACATGAGGGTTTTCTGCAAGCCTTACAGATTCTGCATGCTTCCAGTAAAACTGCGGATTTAACGGAATTTATTCCAGTGATCTTGCAAAGGCTTGACAGGATTCACGACCCGGAAACGTTGCGTTATACAGGGTATATCTTGGAAGATAACGGTGCGATTACTCTCCAGAACTTTGCGCCTTTCTTGTGTCACGCCGACCCCAAAATGCAAGCCACTGCCATCTATGCCGCGCGCAGTTGCGAAAACAAGCTGGGAAGCTGGCAGATCATTGAACAGATATTGAGGGAGGGCAGCCCGGAGGTTCTGAATAACTTGATTTTATACTGGGGCATTATTCCACATGGGAGGTTGCTGCCTTACTATAAGGCGGTATGGCCGAAATATAAAAGCAATCCGAATTTCAGAGAAAAATTTATCGGTTGTTTGCGAGAACTACATTTGCCAGATGATTATTTCGACAAAGATGAATCGTAA
- a CDS encoding MDR family MFS transporter: MDNQAQDARGMKRGAILTALLIGTFVAFLNENLLTNAFPALMREFNVAASTIQWLSTGYMLVIGVLVPVTALLQQWFTTRQMFMSAMALFLAGTCLCAVSPGFGILLMGRVVQACGTGLLIPLMMNTIIALYPPERRGAAMGLMGLVIMVAPVIGPALSGLIIDTVQWRWLFYMVIPVALFSMIYAFVYLKNVTELTKPRVDLVSIVMSTVGFGCVTYGFSQTSVSLEPEGYGSIAIGSLLLLLLVWRQLKIKEPLIDLSVFRHSTFSLVAVLIVILMMVLFATTTLLPFYMQDVMKLTAFATGLLLMPGSILNGMLMPVSGKLLDKFEPRLVIVPGLFLIAISLWLFTGIDSDTTQGSVLFNHILLFLGMSFVVMPAQTTGLNQLPRHLVPHGTAIYNTLQQIAGGIGIALFVGIMSSGANRYLHHSLNPTAMHEKTQSMVSGLQTVFWIEFILAILILALGWFIKKPPEHN, from the coding sequence ATGGACAATCAGGCTCAAGATGCAAGAGGAATGAAGAGAGGGGCAATATTAACCGCTCTACTCATCGGTACATTTGTCGCGTTTCTTAACGAAAATTTACTTACCAATGCGTTTCCTGCGTTGATGAGAGAATTTAACGTTGCTGCTTCGACCATACAATGGTTATCGACGGGTTATATGCTCGTGATCGGCGTACTGGTGCCGGTGACCGCATTACTACAGCAATGGTTCACGACTCGCCAGATGTTTATGTCTGCGATGGCGTTATTTTTGGCCGGTACCTGCTTGTGTGCAGTATCCCCGGGATTCGGAATCTTGCTGATGGGCAGGGTTGTTCAGGCTTGCGGGACAGGATTATTGATCCCGTTGATGATGAATACGATTATCGCCCTCTATCCTCCAGAACGCCGGGGTGCCGCCATGGGTCTCATGGGGCTGGTCATCATGGTCGCCCCTGTCATCGGACCGGCTTTGTCTGGCTTAATTATCGATACCGTTCAATGGCGATGGCTGTTCTACATGGTGATTCCTGTCGCACTGTTTTCGATGATTTATGCATTCGTGTATTTAAAGAATGTGACAGAACTGACCAAGCCAAGGGTCGATCTTGTATCCATTGTGATGTCAACCGTCGGTTTCGGCTGCGTCACCTATGGCTTCAGCCAAACAAGTGTCTCTCTTGAGCCAGAAGGTTACGGATCGATTGCAATAGGTAGCCTTTTATTGCTCTTGCTTGTATGGCGCCAGCTTAAGATCAAAGAGCCGTTGATCGATCTTTCCGTATTCCGGCATTCCACGTTTTCTCTGGTTGCGGTATTGATTGTAATTCTGATGATGGTTCTATTCGCCACAACAACATTGCTGCCGTTCTATATGCAGGATGTGATGAAGTTGACCGCATTCGCGACAGGCTTACTTCTAATGCCAGGTAGCATTTTGAACGGAATGCTGATGCCGGTATCGGGGAAATTACTCGATAAATTCGAGCCGAGACTCGTAATTGTGCCCGGACTGTTCCTGATCGCCATATCGTTGTGGCTGTTTACCGGCATCGACAGTGATACAACACAAGGTTCCGTTCTGTTCAATCATATCCTCTTATTCTTAGGCATGTCGTTCGTCGTCATGCCGGCTCAGACGACAGGGTTGAATCAACTTCCACGTCACCTGGTTCCTCATGGCACAGCCATATACAATACGCTCCAACAGATTGCAGGGGGAATTGGCATCGCGTTGTTCGTCGGCATCATGTCGTCTGGAGCCAATCGTTATCTCCACCATTCGCTCAATCCCACTGCGATGCATGAGAAGACACAAAGCATGGTTTCCGGTCTACAAACGGTTTTTTGGATTGAATTTATTCTGGCAATACTTATTCTGGCGCTGGGTTGGTTTATAAAAAAGCCACCTGAACATAATTAA
- a CDS encoding CocE/NonD family hydrolase: MNPLPIDINERSNHFYELTWKEVQIPMRDGNYLAANLYQPNVDGSFPVIMTMCPYGKDLHFSQFAPANPTIAIEYTHSQDKGPLISWETPNPEFWVPQGYTVLRVDERGIGNSPGKLDILSNALKKDYYDAIEWAGTQPWSNGKIGLLGISYLAMSQWAVASEQPPHLACIIPWEGTVDYYAEFCCPGGIQANGFLSFWWKNGVLAHQYNPDGKFSEEQLQANRIDFPEMVKNNPLRDQSWTNRFSDLSKVEVPLLSASNWFSAGMHTRGNFLGFQNAVSEHKWLEVHIGSHVGAFYTAQGRELQKKFLDYWLKGIDTGLMREPKVKLAIPCGGNNYTWRYENEYPLKRTQWTRFYLDASSSLLSQEPPQAKAQLCYEGDKECESKHWAKPFMVKEFSREENNSKRVLFETDPFDNETEILGPIKLRLWASSTTDDMDIFVSLRNIDSLGNEVVNSGALTEKFPISQGWLRASLRKTDDELSTEYKPYYTFDEVQKLVPGEAYCLDIEIWDSAIVVAKGNRLLLEIGSQNQSGCALLTQTGDDRIWDADITLYTGDEFDSYLLLPIIP, from the coding sequence ATGAATCCACTACCTATCGACATTAACGAAAGAAGTAATCACTTTTATGAACTTACTTGGAAAGAAGTACAGATTCCTATGAGAGACGGGAATTATCTCGCCGCAAATCTTTATCAGCCTAATGTGGATGGGAGTTTTCCGGTAATCATGACGATGTGTCCGTATGGAAAAGATCTGCATTTCTCGCAATTTGCTCCTGCTAATCCAACGATCGCAATAGAATATACACACTCGCAGGATAAAGGGCCCTTAATTAGTTGGGAAACACCAAATCCTGAATTTTGGGTGCCACAAGGCTATACTGTCTTGCGAGTAGATGAACGTGGTATCGGTAATTCTCCAGGAAAGCTGGATATATTATCTAATGCTTTGAAGAAGGATTATTATGATGCAATCGAATGGGCTGGAACGCAACCCTGGAGCAATGGAAAGATAGGACTGCTGGGCATCTCCTATTTGGCTATGAGTCAATGGGCCGTGGCATCCGAACAACCTCCTCATTTAGCTTGTATCATACCTTGGGAAGGTACAGTAGATTATTATGCAGAATTCTGTTGTCCGGGCGGAATCCAGGCGAACGGTTTTCTTTCATTCTGGTGGAAGAACGGAGTTTTGGCGCATCAATACAATCCCGATGGAAAATTCTCGGAAGAACAATTGCAAGCCAATCGCATTGATTTCCCGGAGATGGTAAAAAACAATCCATTACGTGATCAATCGTGGACGAATCGATTTTCTGATTTGAGTAAAGTAGAGGTGCCTTTATTATCTGCAAGCAACTGGTTTAGCGCTGGAATGCATACCCGTGGAAATTTCCTGGGTTTTCAGAATGCGGTATCAGAGCACAAGTGGCTTGAAGTACATATCGGGAGCCATGTTGGCGCATTTTACACCGCTCAGGGTCGGGAGCTGCAGAAAAAATTTCTGGATTATTGGCTTAAAGGAATCGATACTGGCCTAATGAGGGAACCGAAAGTGAAGCTTGCCATTCCTTGCGGAGGCAATAACTATACATGGCGCTACGAGAACGAGTATCCGCTTAAGCGCACCCAATGGACCCGCTTTTACCTTGATGCAAGCTCGAGTCTGCTTTCGCAGGAGCCTCCGCAAGCCAAGGCCCAGCTTTGCTATGAAGGCGATAAGGAGTGCGAGTCAAAGCACTGGGCAAAGCCTTTTATGGTGAAAGAATTCTCGAGAGAGGAAAACAATTCAAAGCGTGTTCTGTTTGAAACCGATCCGTTTGATAACGAAACAGAAATTCTCGGGCCTATTAAACTCCGTTTGTGGGCATCGTCAACTACAGATGATATGGACATTTTCGTATCTTTGCGAAATATTGACTCACTAGGCAATGAGGTCGTTAACTCAGGAGCACTAACAGAGAAATTCCCAATTAGCCAGGGCTGGCTGCGCGCTTCCTTACGTAAAACTGATGATGAATTATCCACGGAGTATAAGCCTTATTACACCTTCGATGAGGTTCAAAAGCTGGTCCCAGGAGAAGCCTATTGCTTGGATATTGAGATATGGGATAGCGCAATTGTTGTAGCTAAAGGAAACCGATTGCTCCTGGAAATTGGAAGCCAGAATCAGAGTGGCTGCGCACTGCTGACTCAGACGGGGGATGACAGGATTTGGGATGCAGACATTACTCTATATACAGGGGATGAATTTGATTCTTATTTGTTGCTGCCGATCATACCCTAA
- a CDS encoding SRPBCC family protein gives MNERIVKHATFVVERTYAVSPGRVYQAWADPTAKAKWFSKPEIFEFRVGGREYSSGGPPEGPIFTFDASYQELVPEQRIVYTYTLDSDSTRISVSITTVELIEVEGGTKLIFTEQGAYFDGHDTPEVREHGTNLMLDALGTVFEGEV, from the coding sequence ATGAACGAACGAATTGTCAAACATGCGACCTTCGTCGTCGAGCGGACTTATGCTGTTTCGCCGGGGCGGGTATACCAAGCCTGGGCTGACCCGACTGCCAAAGCCAAGTGGTTTTCGAAGCCGGAAATCTTCGAATTTCGGGTTGGCGGGCGCGAGTACAGCAGCGGTGGGCCACCCGAAGGGCCGATCTTTACGTTCGACGCCAGTTACCAGGAACTTGTTCCGGAGCAGCGCATTGTCTACACGTATACCCTGGATTCGGACAGTACACGCATTTCAGTCTCGATTACAACGGTCGAGCTTATCGAGGTAGAGGGCGGCACGAAACTGATTTTTACGGAGCAAGGAGCGTACTTTGACGGGCACGATACGCCGGAAGTACGAGAACACGGTACAAACCTCATGTTGGACGCACTGGGCACGGTATTTGAAGGGGAAGTATAA
- a CDS encoding class I SAM-dependent methyltransferase translates to MGNTDKFEMIANVYDTSERIQIAKASSDAIREYVVDAKSKNAIDFGCGTGLVGMSLLNDFNSMLFLDTSQNMINQIKQKITDLHIQNADTLCFDFEKEGLSDLHADYIFMAQVLLHIHDVEFVLSRLLDVLNEGGHLLIVDFNKNEKVVSDIVHNGFNQEELADIMTKIGYRDIQYKTFYNGSKIFMGQDASMFILDSRK, encoded by the coding sequence ATGGGAAATACGGATAAGTTTGAAATGATAGCTAATGTATATGACACTTCTGAAAGAATTCAAATTGCAAAGGCATCATCTGATGCCATTCGTGAATATGTAGTTGACGCTAAAAGTAAGAATGCTATTGATTTTGGGTGTGGGACGGGGCTTGTCGGAATGAGCTTGTTAAATGATTTTAATTCTATGCTTTTTCTGGATACTTCACAAAACATGATTAATCAAATAAAGCAAAAAATTACTGATCTTCATATTCAGAATGCAGATACATTATGCTTTGATTTTGAAAAGGAAGGTCTATCGGATCTTCATGCTGACTATATTTTTATGGCTCAGGTTCTACTCCATATTCATGATGTTGAATTCGTTTTATCCAGATTATTGGATGTTCTAAATGAAGGAGGACATTTACTAATCGTAGATTTTAATAAAAATGAAAAAGTAGTTTCCGATATAGTTCATAACGGGTTTAATCAAGAAGAGCTGGCTGACATTATGACTAAAATAGGTTATAGAGATATTCAATACAAAACTTTTTATAATGGAAGTAAAATATTCATGGGACAAGATGCATCTATGTTTATTCTTGATTCTCGAAAATAA
- a CDS encoding TetR/AcrR family transcriptional regulator — MDINLRDKILEASIELFNKKGYAYVTLRDISDALNISPGNLTYYFKKKHDLMIGVMAMQYEEYQNLNFSAEVSIEGLNQQFLILNAFRKKYFFYFSSFTELPKLYPEIAKMQIKVVNDFYTLFTNIFKGFVNKGIMKEELYAGQYEDLSISLLSINMYGTQEIILLQKFLTNSKNILSILWSLILPHLTKEGMAMYCRITQVDKTILPKLCYKPDQSDGGLEGST; from the coding sequence ATGGATATTAATTTAAGGGATAAGATCCTTGAGGCTTCAATTGAATTATTTAATAAAAAAGGATATGCATATGTAACATTGAGGGATATCTCCGATGCGTTAAATATTAGTCCTGGTAATTTGACATACTATTTCAAAAAAAAACATGATCTTATGATTGGTGTTATGGCAATGCAGTATGAAGAATACCAAAACTTAAATTTCTCAGCGGAGGTTTCTATCGAAGGGCTGAATCAGCAGTTTTTAATTCTTAATGCATTCCGTAAAAAATATTTCTTTTATTTCTCCAGTTTTACAGAATTACCTAAGTTGTATCCGGAGATAGCTAAAATGCAAATTAAGGTTGTTAATGATTTCTATACACTTTTCACCAACATATTTAAGGGGTTTGTTAATAAAGGAATTATGAAAGAAGAATTATATGCCGGGCAATATGAAGATTTGTCTATTTCTTTACTATCGATAAACATGTATGGCACACAGGAAATAATTCTTCTCCAAAAATTTCTTACAAATTCAAAAAACATCTTGTCCATCCTATGGAGCCTTATACTGCCTCATCTAACCAAAGAAGGAATGGCCATGTATTGTCGGATAACGCAGGTTGATAAAACTATCCTCCCCAAGCTATGCTACAAGCCAGATCAATCGGATGGAGGCTTGGAAGGCTCAACATGA
- a CDS encoding YetF domain-containing protein, producing MTYGEILFRTATSFVALLVLTRLLGKKQVGHLTFFNYVTGITFGSTTAEIIVNRQITLLQGISSLVLWSLLAFIIALTGLYSVKAREILDGQPTILIKKGEILEKALAKQHLNIDDLIMLLRNKDVFSPKEVEFAILEPDGKLSVLRKEELLPATKKDIKATVTPIQRIPTELIIDGKIVEKNLIKMDVSVAWLNQQLKKASIHSLDQVFYAELQLDGTLYIDKYQDSIP from the coding sequence ATGACGTATGGAGAAATTCTATTTCGTACGGCAACGTCCTTCGTTGCTCTACTCGTTTTGACGCGTCTGCTCGGTAAAAAACAAGTCGGGCATCTAACGTTTTTCAATTATGTAACAGGGATCACCTTCGGCTCCACCACTGCCGAGATTATCGTCAACAGACAAATCACACTGCTGCAAGGAATATCTAGCTTGGTCTTATGGTCGCTCCTGGCGTTCATCATAGCATTGACCGGATTGTACTCCGTCAAAGCTCGTGAGATTCTCGACGGCCAGCCTACGATTCTCATCAAAAAAGGAGAGATTTTGGAAAAGGCATTGGCTAAACAACACCTCAACATCGACGATTTAATCATGTTGCTTCGGAACAAAGATGTCTTCTCACCCAAAGAAGTCGAATTTGCAATTCTGGAACCTGACGGTAAACTCAGTGTGTTGAGAAAAGAAGAACTACTGCCTGCAACAAAAAAAGATATCAAAGCAACCGTTACGCCTATTCAAAGAATCCCGACTGAGCTTATCATTGACGGCAAAATCGTAGAAAAAAATCTTATAAAAATGGATGTCTCCGTTGCCTGGCTCAACCAACAATTAAAGAAAGCCAGCATTCATTCTTTGGATCAAGTATTTTACGCAGAGCTCCAATTGGACGGGACGCTGTATATCGACAAATACCAGGATTCGATCCCATAA
- a CDS encoding pyridoxamine 5'-phosphate oxidase family protein → MNSVRYKIRECRDQEKIERFLHQARIGYLGLVDGNLPYVVPLNYVWAEGKLYFHGAGDGRRNHVMSENPEVCFTVCEEYGTITDPVPAKTDTAYMSVMIFGQAEPITDLDEATHVLQEMINKYVPGYYNRPLSKQHVDKYRSAVFGGPVQVYRVIPHHMTAKESPIEAEKMYRTVMNVGREI, encoded by the coding sequence ATGAATTCGGTTCGTTACAAGATCAGGGAATGCCGGGATCAAGAGAAAATTGAACGCTTCCTTCATCAGGCGAGAATTGGGTATCTTGGGTTGGTTGATGGGAACCTGCCCTATGTTGTACCGCTTAATTATGTGTGGGCTGAGGGGAAGCTCTATTTTCACGGGGCTGGAGATGGAAGGCGTAATCATGTCATGAGTGAAAATCCAGAGGTATGTTTTACGGTATGTGAGGAATACGGGACCATCACGGACCCGGTACCTGCCAAAACGGATACGGCTTATATGAGCGTAATGATATTTGGGCAAGCAGAGCCAATCACAGATTTGGATGAAGCCACCCATGTACTTCAGGAAATGATCAATAAATACGTACCTGGCTATTATAACCGCCCCTTGTCGAAGCAGCATGTGGACAAGTATAGGTCGGCTGTGTTCGGCGGACCGGTTCAAGTTTACCGTGTTATTCCGCACCATATGACGGCAAAAGAAAGTCCAATTGAAGCAGAAAAAATGTATAGAACAGTCATGAATGTAGGACGAGAGATTTAA
- a CDS encoding DUF4303 domain-containing protein: protein MGGLEEGSGQARDESDTPGSTIAELIKWSYADSPYCCFRDESFDDVNVEVMPPDEINTEIALRLNRTESPAMQAWLAEAAE from the coding sequence ATGGGAGGCCTTGAAGAGGGAAGCGGCCAGGCAAGAGACGAAAGTGACACGCCGGGATCAACGATTGCGGAACTCATCAAATGGTCCTATGCCGATTCACCCTATTGTTGTTTCAGGGATGAGAGCTTCGATGATGTTAATGTCGAGGTCATGCCGCCGGATGAGATCAATACCGAAATTGCCTTACGTTTGAATCGGACGGAGTCTCCGGCTATGCAAGCATGGCTGGCGGAAGCAGCGGAGTAG